The Oxobacter pfennigii nucleotide sequence AGACTTGTCCTGATTTATTGCGAGTATGTTTTGAATACTCTTGTAACTGGGTGATGCTGTATAGCTTAAGGCTTTTTCACAGGCTGACTCCAGCCGACCGGTTGTATATTTGTCCGCTAGTTTTAAAAGTCCCATACAGCTTTTGTAAGTCTGTTGCTCCACACGCTTTGAGGTAAGTATTGCATCTACGACTTTGTACGTATTGATTCCAATCCGCTCGGCCCATTGACGGAAACGCTTACCGTTCCATTCCAAGTATTTCTGGTGGTCTTCCGGCATATGTTCCACAATGGTGCTGTATTGCCCCTTACGACCGTGAAGACGGAGATGGGAAGCAATGCGGTTATGGTTATAGAATACTTCAAGTGTTTTATCTGTTATCCTCACATCAACCTTACGTTTTATGTACTCGTAAGGAACGGAGTATAGCATTCCGTCGACTGATATGTGATAATTAAACTGAACGGTGGCTTGTTTCCATTCCGCCAGTTCATATGGGGTAGCAGGTAATGGTGCCAGTAATGGCAGTTCTTCGTCACGGAAGAGTTCAAGCCGGCTGCCCTCTTTCTTTTGAAAAAGCTTGGCATTGAATTCTTTCAGCTTTACACGAATTGCG carries:
- a CDS encoding Mu transposase domain-containing protein, with amino-acid sequence AHITDPDTGEIINAYIFVGVMTYSQYAYVEAFINEKQRAWITAHVHMYEYFGGVAKILVSDNCKTAIVHNGGWYNQQVNAIYYGMAEHYGTAIIPARVRKPKDKPNAEGSVNGISTWITAALRNEQFFSLAELNAAIRVKLKEFNAKLFQKKEGSRLELFRDEELPLLAPLPATPYELAEWKQATVQFNYHISVDGMLYSVPYEYIKRKVDVRITDKTLEVFYNHNRIASHLRLHGRKGQYSTIVEHMPEDHQKYLEWNGKRFRQWAERIGINTYKVVDAILTSKRVEQQTYKSCMGLLKLADKYTTGRLESACEKALSYTASPSYKSIQNILAINQDKSVSAISEEETTHKNSHGITRGAGYYGR